A stretch of Triticum aestivum cultivar Chinese Spring chromosome 1D, IWGSC CS RefSeq v2.1, whole genome shotgun sequence DNA encodes these proteins:
- the LOC123178634 gene encoding probable trehalose-phosphate phosphatase 2: protein MLIGNPRCVCPYFPKVLKPHAWGDHEMCAAVRHVAPLLQTAIISGRSHDMASWSHGMDITGLIRNSEFSGHHAERAQSLPIHNC, encoded by the exons ATGCTCATAGGCAACCCAAGGTGTGTATGCCCCTACTTCCCCAAGGTACTCAAGCCCCATGCCTGGGGCGACCACGAG ATGTGTGCTGCTGTGAGGCATGTAGCACCACTTCTCCAGACTGCTATAATCAGTGGAAGATCTCATGACATG GCGTCATGGTCTCATGGAATGGACATCACGGGGCTTATTAGGAACTCTGAGTTCAGCGGGCACCATGCCGAAAG AGCTCAATCTCTTCCAATACACAACTGCTGA